One window from the genome of Rickettsiella endosymbiont of Xylota segnis encodes:
- a CDS encoding DMT family transporter: MNKNINYCWFFLLAAFWSGSFAGIKAVVLHVPPFFGAMLRVGLALIFLSLIFCFLKKSVTVPFNLRWRIWIMGLFAQGLPFFFLFYGEQYISSGLAGILNGTVPIWTLLFSLISTKTRNFSFLKLIGLFTGLLGICIIFWPLLKFNSAHSALLGTVSLLLMAISYAIGNLLNQHMLSGQTKLDFYANIYHQHWSSLIFLTLVSLLFEHWPSSSLLLHTPIIWVASVYMGLFSTAIAWIIYYYLIREWDAVRASTVLYIVPILAIFWDFIFFHNRPQWTEGLGVIAILLGVVLIQFPNKNLLQLLRQAYSKRL, from the coding sequence ATGAATAAAAATATAAATTATTGTTGGTTTTTTTTACTGGCTGCTTTTTGGAGTGGTTCATTTGCTGGTATTAAAGCCGTGGTATTACACGTTCCTCCTTTCTTTGGGGCAATGCTACGCGTAGGTTTAGCATTAATATTCTTAAGTCTTATTTTTTGTTTCTTAAAAAAAAGCGTAACCGTTCCTTTTAATCTGCGTTGGCGTATTTGGATCATGGGACTTTTTGCTCAAGGACTTCCCTTCTTCTTCTTATTTTACGGTGAACAATACATCTCTTCAGGTTTAGCGGGAATTTTAAACGGAACTGTACCGATTTGGACTTTACTATTTAGTTTAATTTCTACCAAAACCAGAAATTTTTCTTTTTTAAAACTCATCGGTTTATTCACAGGTTTATTAGGTATTTGTATTATTTTTTGGCCTTTACTGAAATTTAATTCTGCACATTCTGCCTTGTTAGGCACCGTTTCGTTATTATTGATGGCTATCAGTTATGCTATCGGCAATTTACTGAATCAACATATGTTATCTGGTCAAACTAAATTAGATTTTTATGCCAATATTTATCATCAGCATTGGTCGAGCCTTATTTTTCTAACGCTAGTATCACTGCTATTCGAACATTGGCCAAGTAGTAGTTTATTATTGCATACCCCTATTATTTGGGTGGCAAGTGTTTATATGGGTTTATTTTCAACTGCAATTGCCTGGATTATTTATTATTATTTAATTCGTGAATGGGATGCGGTACGAGCGAGTACAGTGTTGTATATAGTTCCTATCTTGGCTATATTTTGGGATTTTATTTTTTTTCACAATCGCCCGCAATGGACAGAAGGCTTGGGTGTTATCGCCATCTTACTGGGCGTCGTGTTAATACAATTTCCTAATAAAAACTTATTACAATTGCTTCGCCAGGCATACAGCAAACGCTTATAA